A stretch of the Streptomyces sp. WMMB303 genome encodes the following:
- a CDS encoding alpha/beta fold hydrolase, translating to MPTVLRHPGTVLRDHVFAVPLDHARPDGEQIEVFAREVVAAGRQDEELPWLLFLQGGPGNGAPRPVGRADWLQVALRHYRVLLLDQRGTGRSSPANRQSLAARGTARQQADHLAHFRADSIVRDAELIRKRLLGEDVPWSTLGQSFGGFCTLTYLSLAPEGVREAFVTGGLPGLRTGPEDAYRAAYPRVAAKNAAHYARYPRDVAAARRIAAHLAEQEVRLPDGSPLTVERFQYLGMLLGEGSGSHRLHYLLEDAWIGGAAGPELSDGFLEGVRAQVSSAANPLFAALHEPIWAQRSVSTAGTRWAAQRVRAEFPEFDARRASDGDGPVLFTGEMIYPWMFDLDPALVPLREAAWLLAERGDWPDLYDTRRLARNEVPVYAAVYHDDMYVDRDDSLATARAVAGLRTWVTDEWEHDGLRVSGGTVLERLVAMARGEV from the coding sequence ATGCCCACCGTGCTGCGGCACCCCGGCACCGTGCTGAGGGACCACGTCTTCGCCGTCCCGCTGGATCACGCACGGCCGGACGGCGAGCAGATCGAGGTGTTCGCACGCGAGGTGGTCGCCGCGGGCCGCCAGGACGAGGAACTGCCATGGCTGCTGTTCCTCCAGGGCGGGCCCGGCAACGGTGCGCCGCGTCCGGTCGGCCGGGCCGACTGGCTCCAGGTCGCACTGCGGCACTACCGGGTGCTGCTGCTCGATCAGCGCGGCACCGGGCGCTCCTCCCCCGCCAACCGGCAGTCCCTCGCGGCGCGCGGCACCGCACGGCAGCAGGCCGACCACCTGGCGCACTTCCGCGCCGACTCGATCGTCCGGGACGCGGAGCTGATCAGGAAGCGGCTGCTGGGCGAGGACGTGCCGTGGTCGACGCTCGGGCAGAGCTTCGGCGGCTTCTGCACCCTCACCTACCTCTCGCTCGCGCCCGAGGGGGTCCGGGAGGCGTTCGTGACGGGCGGTCTGCCCGGGCTGCGCACCGGCCCGGAGGACGCCTACCGCGCGGCCTACCCGCGGGTGGCCGCCAAGAACGCGGCGCACTACGCGCGCTACCCGCGGGACGTGGCGGCGGCGCGGCGGATCGCGGCCCACCTGGCGGAGCAGGAGGTGCGGCTCCCGGACGGGAGCCCGCTGACGGTGGAGCGATTCCAGTACCTCGGCATGCTGCTGGGCGAGGGCTCGGGTTCGCACCGGCTGCACTACCTGCTGGAGGACGCCTGGATCGGGGGCGCGGCGGGGCCGGAGCTGTCGGACGGCTTCCTGGAGGGCGTGCGGGCCCAGGTCTCGTCGGCGGCCAACCCGCTCTTCGCCGCGCTGCACGAACCGATCTGGGCGCAGCGCTCGGTGAGCACCGCCGGTACCCGGTGGGCCGCGCAGCGGGTGCGCGCGGAGTTCCCCGAGTTCGACGCGAGGCGCGCGTCGGACGGGGACGGGCCGGTGCTCTTCACCGGGGAGATGATCTACCCGTGGATGTTCGACCTCGACCCGGCGCTGGTACCGCTGCGCGAGGCGGCATGGCTGCTGGCGGAGCGCGGCGACTGGCCGGACCTCTACGACACGCGGCGGCTGGCCCGCAACGAGGTGCCGGTGTACGCGGCCGTCTACCACGACGACATGTACGTCGACCGCGACGACTCGCTGGCGACCGCGCGCGCCGTGGCCGGGCTGCGCACCTGGGTGACCGACGAGTGGGAGCACGACGGGCTGCGGGTCAGCGGGGGCACGGTGCTGGAGCGCCTGGTGGCGATGGCCCGCGGCGAGGTGTGA
- a CDS encoding DUF1992 domain-containing protein, with protein MTERKPPGISFESWADRQIREAEERGEFADLPGTGKPLPGLDKPYTEQWWVERKMRDENLSYLPPSLALRKEAQEAREQAARARSEAEVRRILTEINEKIDEAVRHPPEGPPHRLAPFDVESAVREWRSARRTEGR; from the coding sequence ATGACGGAACGCAAGCCGCCCGGAATCAGCTTCGAGAGCTGGGCCGACCGGCAGATCAGGGAGGCCGAGGAGCGCGGCGAGTTCGCCGACCTGCCCGGCACCGGGAAACCGCTGCCCGGCCTGGACAAGCCGTACACCGAACAGTGGTGGGTCGAGCGCAAGATGCGCGACGAGAACCTCTCCTACCTGCCGCCCTCGCTCGCGCTCCGCAAGGAGGCGCAGGAGGCCCGGGAACAGGCCGCGCGGGCGCGCTCCGAGGCGGAGGTGCGGCGGATCCTCACCGAGATCAACGAGAAGATCGACGAGGCCGTCCGCCACCCCCCGGAGGGCCCGCCGCACCGCCTCGCCCCCTTCGACGTGGAGAGCGCGGTACGGGAGTGGCGCTCGGCCCGCCGCACCGAGGGCCGCTGA
- a CDS encoding iron ABC transporter permease: MTVTATPSGPPTPAAPPEAGTREGPARKGAAAVAAALLLLVAGLALVDITQGTASVGAPEVWKALTGRADPADASVVIASRLPRMTAGLLVGAVLGAAGAALQAVSRNVLSSPDTLAVNAGSYLALGLAAATGISLPLFASSGIAFAGGLAAAAVVLGLSGLGAGTVRLVLAGSALTLGLTAVTQALLLLYPEETHGLYQWKQGSIAQHGFDGVLQLAPIGLVAFLGLLLAARRVDALALGDDAARGLGVPVRATRVTGVVLATLLSAAAVTLAGPIGFVGLCAPALVRPLTRRYRAFARARARIPAAGLAGAALVLGSDVLLRALVPADTAVAVPTGVVTSLVGAVFLIAMATRVRDTAGAAAQDRLRLRSRAAFLATAAVLVAVLVGVAVAAVLLGDAKLLLGDVLNWAQGRAGRTVSFVLDTRVPRALCALLTGAALALAGTLVQAVTRNPLAEPYVLGVSGGAALGAVALVTTVPLAGSWSVAGAAFAGAALTAVLVFGLAARGGFRQNRLVLVGFGFATGTAALISLLIILTDPFNAVKALTWLSGSTYGRTLADAIPLAAVLAVGVAVAVARRRELDLVSLDEDTPRLLGLNLARARLGFLALSVVLSASAVAAAGAIGFVGLVAPHAARALVGRQHHRVIPVAVLLGAILVGSADLLGRTVIAPAQLGAGLVTAVIGTPYFLHLLARSRR; this comes from the coding sequence ATGACCGTCACCGCGACCCCCTCCGGCCCTCCTACGCCGGCCGCGCCCCCCGAGGCCGGAACCCGGGAGGGCCCGGCCCGGAAGGGCGCGGCCGCGGTGGCGGCCGCTCTGCTCCTGCTCGTGGCGGGCCTCGCGCTCGTCGACATCACCCAGGGCACCGCCTCGGTCGGCGCCCCCGAGGTCTGGAAGGCGCTGACCGGCCGGGCGGACCCCGCCGACGCCTCCGTCGTGATCGCCTCCCGGCTGCCGCGGATGACCGCGGGGCTGCTCGTCGGCGCCGTACTGGGCGCGGCCGGTGCCGCCCTGCAGGCGGTCAGCCGCAACGTGCTCAGCTCCCCCGACACCCTCGCGGTCAACGCGGGTTCCTACCTGGCGCTCGGGCTGGCCGCCGCCACCGGCATCTCGCTCCCGCTGTTCGCCTCCTCCGGCATCGCGTTCGCCGGGGGCCTCGCGGCGGCCGCCGTCGTGCTCGGGCTGTCCGGCCTGGGCGCGGGCACCGTACGGCTCGTGCTCGCCGGAAGCGCCCTGACGCTCGGCCTGACCGCCGTCACCCAGGCGCTGCTGCTGCTCTACCCCGAGGAGACCCACGGCCTCTACCAGTGGAAGCAGGGCAGCATCGCACAGCACGGGTTCGACGGTGTGCTGCAACTGGCGCCCATCGGCCTGGTCGCCTTCCTCGGGCTGCTGCTGGCCGCGCGCCGGGTCGACGCCCTGGCCCTCGGCGACGACGCGGCCCGCGGCCTCGGTGTCCCCGTCCGCGCCACCCGCGTCACCGGCGTCGTCCTCGCGACGCTGCTGTCCGCCGCGGCCGTCACCCTCGCGGGGCCGATCGGCTTCGTCGGACTGTGCGCCCCCGCCCTCGTCCGCCCCCTCACCCGCCGGTACCGCGCCTTCGCCCGGGCGCGTGCCCGCATTCCCGCGGCGGGGCTGGCCGGAGCGGCGCTGGTGCTCGGTTCGGACGTGCTGCTGCGTGCCCTCGTGCCCGCGGACACCGCGGTCGCGGTGCCGACCGGCGTCGTCACCAGCCTCGTCGGCGCCGTTTTCCTGATCGCGATGGCCACCCGGGTGCGGGACACGGCCGGAGCGGCAGCCCAGGACCGGCTGCGCCTGCGCAGCCGGGCCGCCTTCCTCGCCACCGCGGCCGTCCTGGTGGCGGTGCTCGTCGGAGTGGCCGTCGCCGCCGTCCTGCTGGGAGACGCCAAGCTGCTGCTGGGCGACGTGCTCAACTGGGCCCAGGGCAGGGCCGGCCGGACCGTGTCGTTCGTGCTGGACACCCGGGTGCCCAGGGCGCTCTGCGCGCTGCTCACCGGTGCGGCGCTCGCGCTGGCCGGGACGCTCGTCCAGGCCGTGACCCGCAACCCACTCGCCGAGCCGTACGTCCTGGGCGTCTCCGGCGGCGCCGCACTGGGCGCCGTGGCCCTGGTGACGACGGTGCCCCTGGCCGGATCGTGGAGCGTGGCCGGTGCGGCGTTCGCGGGCGCCGCGCTCACCGCCGTGCTCGTCTTCGGACTCGCCGCCCGGGGCGGCTTCCGGCAGAACCGGCTGGTCCTCGTCGGGTTCGGCTTCGCCACCGGGACCGCCGCGCTGATCAGCCTGCTCATCATCCTCACCGACCCGTTCAACGCCGTCAAAGCCCTCACCTGGCTGTCGGGTTCCACCTACGGGCGGACCCTGGCCGACGCGATACCCCTCGCGGCCGTGCTCGCCGTCGGCGTCGCCGTCGCGGTCGCCCGGCGCAGAGAACTCGACCTGGTGTCGCTCGACGAGGACACCCCGCGGCTCCTCGGGCTGAACCTGGCACGGGCCCGGCTCGGCTTCCTCGCCCTGAGCGTGGTGCTCAGCGCCTCCGCGGTGGCGGCCGCCGGCGCCATCGGCTTCGTCGGGCTCGTCGCCCCGCACGCGGCCCGCGCCCTGGTGGGCAGGCAGCACCACCGGGTGATCCCGGTCGCGGTACTGCTCGGCGCCATCCTGGTCGGCTCCGCCGACCTGCTGGGCCGCACCGTGATCGCCCCCGCCCAGCTGGGCGCCGGACTGGTGACCGCCGTGATCGGTACGCCGTACTTCCTCCACCTCCTCGCCCGCAGCCGCCGATAG
- a CDS encoding iron-siderophore ABC transporter substrate-binding protein — protein MRHLLLTAAAVAAALTLTACGTTEPAADDDGKKSDPVTLTGASGKKVELDAPAKRVVGTEWHEVELLVSLGVDPVGVADVKGYRTWDTAAPLKNEPRDIGTRGEPSMDTVAALKPDLVVASTDLPPKAVKQLRRIAPVLEVQSADASDPIGHMKDNLDLIAKATGTTKRAEKIEKDFDAHLADGRKALADAGLEGAEYAFADGYVNSNQVSIRPFTSGSLTGAVNEKLGLRNGWKVKGDKTYGLGSTDVEGLTELDDDVHFAYIGNDDDKSSTPFTGALADDSVWKSLPFVKKGNVHRLPDGIWMFGGPESMNQYVDAVVEALAE, from the coding sequence ATGAGACACCTCCTCCTGACCGCCGCGGCCGTCGCCGCGGCACTCACCCTGACCGCCTGCGGCACCACCGAGCCGGCGGCCGACGACGACGGGAAGAAGAGCGACCCCGTCACCCTCACCGGCGCCTCCGGCAAGAAGGTCGAACTCGACGCGCCCGCCAAGAGGGTCGTCGGAACCGAGTGGCACGAGGTCGAACTCTTGGTGTCGCTGGGCGTCGACCCGGTCGGCGTCGCCGACGTCAAGGGCTACCGGACCTGGGACACCGCGGCACCGCTGAAGAACGAGCCCAGGGACATCGGCACCCGCGGCGAGCCCAGCATGGACACCGTCGCAGCCCTGAAGCCCGACCTCGTCGTCGCCAGCACCGACCTGCCGCCCAAGGCCGTCAAGCAGCTGCGCAGAATCGCCCCGGTGCTGGAGGTGCAGTCCGCCGACGCCTCCGACCCGATCGGGCACATGAAGGACAACCTCGACCTGATCGCCAAGGCCACCGGCACCACGAAGCGGGCCGAGAAGATCGAGAAGGACTTCGACGCGCACCTCGCCGACGGCAGGAAGGCCCTCGCCGACGCCGGTCTGGAGGGCGCCGAGTACGCCTTCGCCGACGGCTACGTCAACTCCAACCAGGTCTCCATCAGGCCCTTCACCAGCGGCTCGCTCACCGGAGCCGTCAACGAGAAGCTCGGCCTGAGGAACGGCTGGAAGGTCAAGGGCGACAAGACGTACGGCCTCGGCAGCACCGACGTCGAGGGTCTCACCGAACTCGACGACGACGTCCACTTCGCCTACATCGGCAACGACGACGACAAGAGCAGCACACCGTTCACCGGCGCCCTCGCCGACGACTCCGTGTGGAAGTCGTTGCCCTTCGTCAAGAAGGGCAACGTGCACCGGCTGCCCGACGGCATCTGGATGTTCGGCGGTCCCGAGTCGATGAACCAGTACGTCGACGCGGTCGTCGAAGCTCTGGCGGAGTAG
- a CDS encoding ABC transporter ATP-binding protein, protein MNAGEETPKARRPRGHELSATGVTVAYDGVDVVHDASLTLRPGVVTVLVGPNGSGKSTLLRTLARLQRPRSATLTLDGGTDGMALTPREFSRRVTLLTQGRPTPSGLTVRDVVEFGRYPYRGRWGKADPDGRAAVDRALALAGLADLSERGAEHLSGGQLQRVWLASCLAQDTGLLLLDEPTTYLDLRYQVELLDLVRDLADDHGVAVGAVLHDLDQAAAVADRIVLLDAGRIAADGLPEDVLTPQRLTDIYGIRIDVDTDPRTGRLRTRAIGRHHSRNERLRTA, encoded by the coding sequence GTGAATGCCGGTGAAGAGACCCCGAAGGCGCGGCGCCCCCGCGGTCATGAGCTGTCCGCCACGGGCGTCACCGTGGCCTACGACGGCGTCGACGTCGTCCATGACGCCTCGTTGACGCTGCGCCCCGGCGTCGTGACCGTCCTGGTGGGGCCGAACGGCAGCGGGAAGTCGACGCTGCTGCGCACCCTCGCCCGGCTGCAGCGGCCGCGGAGCGCGACGCTCACCCTCGACGGCGGAACCGACGGCATGGCCCTGACCCCGCGCGAGTTCTCCCGCCGGGTCACGCTGCTGACCCAGGGGCGGCCCACCCCCAGCGGACTGACCGTACGGGACGTCGTCGAGTTCGGCCGCTACCCCTACCGCGGCCGCTGGGGCAAGGCGGATCCGGACGGCCGGGCCGCCGTGGACCGCGCGCTGGCCCTGGCGGGCCTCGCGGACCTGTCCGAACGGGGCGCCGAGCACCTCTCCGGAGGCCAGCTCCAGCGGGTGTGGCTGGCGAGCTGCCTCGCCCAGGACACCGGACTGCTGCTCCTCGACGAGCCGACCACCTACCTCGACCTGCGGTACCAGGTCGAACTCCTCGACCTCGTCCGGGACCTGGCCGACGACCACGGTGTCGCCGTCGGCGCCGTCCTGCACGACCTCGACCAGGCCGCAGCCGTCGCCGACCGGATCGTCCTGCTGGACGCGGGGCGGATCGCCGCCGACGGCCTCCCCGAGGACGTGCTGACGCCCCAGCGGCTCACCGACATCTACGGCATCCGCATCGACGTCGACACCGATCCCCGCACCGGCCGGCTGCGCACCCGCGCGATCGGCCGGCACCACTCGCGAAACGAGAGGCTCCGCACCGCATGA
- a CDS encoding carboxyl transferase domain-containing protein — protein MSSTGPGTSARTLLGRLATGFRECHPGGPSAGADPPLADGPLGWPGYDAMRARAHERTGEHESVVCGTGRIGGRDAVLLCFEFGYLGGSLGERTGDRIEAAHTRARELRLPLVTLVATGGSRMQEGMRALVQLQRVARQSALTRAAELPQFAVVRDPTTGGGWATLAAGADVVLALPGAQAAFAGSRVRPAGADPAAYTAEAQRAAGHLDRIVPEAELPGVLARWLTLLAPVSGGRPRPEPVPVPGALPGPSGGRLPASGAEAVTRARAAGRPRAAAYLDACLTGREEISGDRCGGTDPGVLCGFGRLAGRTVAYAAQCGTPTRPAGYRTAARLIRLADRLRIPVLTLVDTPGAANGPEDERAGAGPAIAEVFSAVAEATVPLTSLLIGEGGSGGALALAAPGSLWATPDSYFSVIAPESAAAILKRGPDQVGRTAEELRLRPQDAVELGVVRGVVGPAPGVPAERGDARGAADGAGGGREAARER, from the coding sequence ATGAGCTCCACCGGACCCGGAACCAGTGCGCGGACGCTGCTCGGCCGGCTGGCGACCGGCTTCCGCGAGTGCCACCCCGGCGGGCCGTCGGCCGGCGCCGACCCGCCCTTGGCCGACGGCCCGCTGGGCTGGCCCGGTTACGACGCGATGCGTGCGCGGGCGCACGAGCGCACCGGGGAGCACGAGTCGGTGGTGTGCGGCACCGGGCGGATCGGCGGGCGGGACGCCGTACTGCTCTGCTTCGAGTTCGGCTACCTCGGTGGCTCCCTGGGGGAGCGCACCGGCGACCGGATCGAGGCGGCCCACACCCGGGCGCGAGAGCTGCGGCTGCCTCTCGTCACCCTGGTCGCCACCGGCGGCAGCCGGATGCAGGAGGGGATGCGGGCTCTCGTCCAGCTCCAGCGGGTGGCCCGGCAGAGCGCGCTGACCCGCGCGGCCGAACTGCCGCAGTTCGCGGTCGTCCGCGACCCGACGACCGGCGGCGGCTGGGCCACCCTGGCCGCGGGCGCCGACGTGGTGCTCGCGCTGCCCGGAGCGCAGGCCGCGTTCGCGGGCTCGCGGGTACGGCCCGCCGGGGCCGATCCCGCCGCGTACACCGCGGAGGCCCAGCGCGCGGCCGGGCATCTCGACCGGATCGTGCCGGAGGCGGAGCTTCCCGGGGTGCTCGCCCGCTGGCTCACCCTGCTCGCCCCGGTATCGGGCGGCCGGCCCCGGCCCGAGCCCGTTCCGGTGCCGGGCGCCCTGCCCGGACCGTCCGGCGGGCGGCTGCCCGCAAGCGGTGCCGAAGCCGTCACGCGGGCCCGTGCGGCGGGCCGCCCCCGCGCCGCCGCCTATCTGGACGCCTGCCTCACCGGACGCGAGGAGATCAGCGGGGACCGCTGCGGCGGTACCGATCCGGGAGTGCTGTGCGGATTCGGGCGGCTCGCGGGTCGCACGGTCGCCTACGCGGCGCAGTGCGGCACCCCCACCCGTCCGGCCGGCTACCGCACCGCGGCACGGCTGATCAGGCTGGCCGACCGGCTGCGTATCCCGGTCCTGACGCTGGTCGACACCCCCGGTGCCGCGAACGGGCCGGAGGACGAGCGCGCCGGCGCGGGCCCCGCCATCGCCGAGGTGTTCTCCGCCGTCGCCGAAGCCACCGTCCCCCTCACCTCCCTCCTGATCGGCGAGGGCGGCTCGGGCGGCGCCCTCGCCCTGGCGGCGCCCGGCAGCCTGTGGGCCACGCCCGACAGCTACTTCTCGGTCATCGCCCCGGAGTCGGCCGCCGCCATCCTCAAACGCGGCCCCGACCAGGTCGGGCGGACCGCCGAGGAGTTGCGGCTGCGCCCGCAGGACGCCGTCGAACTGGGCGTGGTCCGGGGTGTGGTGGGCCCGGCGCCGGGCGTGCCAGCGGAGCGGGGCGACGCCCGGGGGGCCGCGGACGGCGCCGGCGGGGGCCGAGAGGCGGCGCGGGAGCGGTAG